A genomic segment from Pseudomonadota bacterium encodes:
- the alr gene encoding alanine racemase, translating to MGEQEKQDGFPLEKGALLLIDLKALQDNYLFMKDASSPSKAAVVLKANAYGLGLCPIAEALFKVGVKDYFLTTLEEGMLLRKALKDVRIYILNGVFKGTEDIFRDYDLIPVLLSLEQLTLWRAYAQKIQKKCRAILQVNSGMGRFGLSFEEAEALASDPRALEDLELLYILGHLSSASLSTHPSNEKERKAFEDFLALFPKIPATFANSPGILLGNRFRFDMTRMGIALYGGAPLEDKANPLKPVLSLKARILQVRSLKKGMPVGYDGTYVMPEDGQIATVNIGFGDGFPRALSNKGYGIIQGVKVPIAGRISMDWMSFDVTHVPQQVVPGDLVTLLGGSLTIDSVASLAGTTSYDLISGLGARLHRTYVA from the coding sequence ATGGGCGAACAGGAAAAACAGGATGGCTTTCCTCTTGAAAAAGGGGCCCTTTTGCTTATTGATCTAAAAGCGCTTCAAGATAATTATCTTTTTATGAAGGATGCTTCTTCGCCCAGTAAAGCTGCCGTTGTATTAAAAGCCAATGCCTATGGGTTGGGTCTTTGTCCCATTGCGGAAGCTTTATTTAAAGTGGGGGTTAAGGATTATTTCCTTACGACCCTTGAAGAGGGAATGCTTCTTCGAAAAGCCTTGAAAGATGTTCGTATTTATATCTTGAACGGTGTTTTCAAAGGAACAGAAGACATTTTTAGAGACTATGATCTTATTCCTGTTCTTCTAAGTCTTGAGCAACTTACTCTGTGGCGTGCTTATGCTCAAAAAATACAAAAAAAATGTCGGGCGATTCTTCAAGTGAATTCGGGGATGGGCCGATTTGGGCTTTCTTTTGAGGAAGCAGAAGCTCTTGCCTCCGATCCAAGGGCTTTGGAAGATCTTGAGCTTCTTTACATTTTGGGACATTTGTCCTCCGCTTCTTTATCGACCCATCCAAGTAATGAAAAAGAACGCAAAGCCTTTGAGGACTTTTTGGCTCTTTTTCCGAAAATTCCAGCAACTTTTGCAAATTCTCCTGGTATTTTGTTAGGAAACAGGTTCCGTTTCGATATGACACGCATGGGTATTGCACTTTATGGAGGCGCACCGCTTGAGGATAAAGCAAATCCTTTGAAACCCGTGCTTTCTTTAAAAGCCCGTATTCTTCAAGTGAGATCTCTTAAAAAAGGAATGCCTGTTGGATATGATGGAACCTATGTCATGCCGGAAGATGGTCAAATTGCAACCGTTAATATTGGATTTGGAGATGGATTTCCTCGAGCCTTAAGTAATAAAGGATATGGAATTATTCAGGGTGTTAAAGTTCCTATTGCCGGAAGAATTTCCATGGATTGGATGAGCTTTGATGTAACCCATGTTCCTCAACAGGTCGTGCCAGGAGATCTTGTGACACTTCTTGGAGGCTCTTTGACCATTGACTCTGTTGCTTCATTAGCAGGAACGACGTCCTATGATCTTATTAGCGGGCTTGGGGCAAGATTACACCGAACCTACGTGGCATAA